The Myxococcota bacterium genome contains a region encoding:
- a CDS encoding MMPL family transporter, translating into MDELIGRAVAKWVDWIRRHPIGTLVATALVTALLGLYTYRNLGINMDVAAMLSPDLPHQKTWRDITKAFPESNDPLLVVVDAATPERAREAALALRDRLAKETKLFGSVDVPGEGPFFEKNGLLYLSTDELAKLSDHLAEVQPYLAELRRDSSLRGLFALLQRAADSLRTGDATVVELAPVFDRLSRAVDAERTGRSEPVSWREVLLGQSLPETPRRVLVVQPIVDFGALIPAEESIARIHELAQEVGLDGDSGVRVRVTGELALSSEELETVTTGTALSGILSFIAVTGILFFGLRSWKLMAATSLTLTIGLVWTFAFATLAVGSLNMVSVAFAVLFIGLGDDFGVHFCLRWQDLYSKGRDSAAALRETAQDVGLSLLLAAITVAIGFLAFAPTDYVGVAELGVISAGGIIISVIASLTVLPALITLTKPPLPKPRVPRPPSAWMSRLVSFPVRRAGWVRMGALGLAIACVPFLMHVRFDYNPLRLRVQTADSVTAFNDLLSTDGLSPWSVTVLAKDRAAADAVAERLKNLDTVDHTLTLSDYIPADQEQKLAILEDVALMMAPPPPAERVPRPPTSDDEIAALESFLAKTDAMPESLDPKTRTALDKLRAAVSGLVAKLAGEDEAARAASLARLEKSVVGSLPDQMKRIDTALQAQPIGASDLPHDLVRDTVAPDGRVRVDAYPKHDLGRDDRELQRFADSATAALPEATGIAVTTVESARVVVKSFREALFGAALAITVLLLALWRRVGDTLIALAPLLLSACVLAAIGVIFDLPFNFANVLVLPALLGIGIDSGIHLVHRWRHMAGESDPLLETSTARGVVQSTLTTIASFGTLAISPHPGMASLGILLTLGLSLILVANLILIPALVANRKLDAK; encoded by the coding sequence ATGGACGAGTTGATCGGCCGCGCGGTCGCGAAGTGGGTCGACTGGATCCGGCGTCACCCGATCGGCACGCTGGTCGCGACGGCGCTCGTGACCGCGCTGCTCGGGCTCTACACGTACCGCAATCTCGGCATCAACATGGATGTCGCGGCGATGCTCTCGCCCGACCTCCCGCACCAGAAGACCTGGCGCGACATCACCAAGGCCTTCCCCGAGTCCAACGATCCCCTCCTGGTCGTGGTCGACGCCGCGACCCCCGAGCGCGCGCGCGAGGCGGCGCTCGCGCTGCGTGACCGGCTGGCGAAGGAGACCAAGCTCTTCGGCTCGGTCGACGTGCCCGGCGAGGGCCCGTTCTTCGAGAAGAACGGCCTGCTGTATCTCAGCACCGACGAGCTCGCGAAGCTCTCCGATCACCTGGCCGAGGTGCAGCCGTATCTCGCCGAGCTGCGCCGTGACTCGAGCCTGCGCGGGCTGTTCGCGCTCTTGCAGCGCGCGGCCGACTCGCTGCGCACCGGCGACGCCACGGTGGTGGAGCTCGCGCCGGTGTTCGACCGGCTGTCGCGCGCGGTCGACGCCGAGCGCACGGGCCGCTCCGAGCCGGTGTCGTGGCGCGAGGTGCTGCTCGGCCAGTCACTGCCCGAGACGCCGCGCCGCGTGCTGGTGGTGCAGCCGATCGTCGACTTCGGCGCGCTGATCCCCGCCGAGGAGTCGATCGCGCGCATCCACGAGCTCGCCCAGGAGGTCGGGCTCGACGGCGATAGCGGCGTGCGCGTGCGAGTCACCGGCGAGCTCGCGCTGTCGTCCGAGGAGCTGGAGACGGTCACCACCGGCACCGCGCTCTCGGGCATCCTGTCGTTCATCGCGGTCACGGGCATCCTGTTCTTCGGGCTGCGCAGCTGGAAGCTCATGGCCGCGACCTCGCTCACGCTGACGATCGGCCTGGTGTGGACCTTCGCCTTCGCCACGCTCGCCGTCGGCTCGCTCAACATGGTGTCGGTGGCGTTCGCGGTGCTGTTCATCGGCCTGGGCGACGACTTCGGCGTGCACTTCTGCCTGCGCTGGCAGGACCTCTACTCGAAGGGCCGTGACTCCGCGGCCGCGCTGCGCGAGACCGCGCAGGACGTCGGTCTGTCGCTCCTGCTCGCGGCCATCACCGTGGCGATCGGCTTTCTCGCCTTCGCGCCCACCGACTACGTGGGCGTGGCCGAGCTGGGCGTGATCTCGGCGGGCGGCATCATCATCTCGGTGATCGCGAGCCTCACCGTCCTGCCTGCGCTGATCACGCTGACCAAGCCCCCGCTGCCCAAGCCGCGCGTGCCGCGGCCGCCCAGCGCCTGGATGTCGCGGCTCGTCTCGTTCCCGGTGCGGCGCGCGGGCTGGGTGCGCATGGGCGCGCTCGGGCTCGCGATCGCCTGCGTGCCGTTCCTGATGCACGTGCGCTTCGACTACAACCCGCTGCGGCTGCGCGTGCAGACGGCGGACTCGGTGACTGCCTTCAACGACCTGCTGTCGACCGACGGTCTCTCGCCCTGGAGCGTTACCGTGCTCGCCAAGGACCGCGCCGCGGCCGATGCCGTGGCCGAGCGGCTGAAGAACCTGGACACGGTCGACCACACGCTGACTCTCTCGGACTACATCCCGGCCGACCAGGAGCAGAAGCTCGCGATCCTGGAGGACGTGGCGCTGATGATGGCGCCGCCGCCGCCCGCGGAACGCGTGCCGCGCCCGCCCACGAGCGACGACGAGATCGCCGCGCTCGAGAGCTTCCTGGCGAAGACCGACGCCATGCCCGAGTCACTCGATCCCAAGACGCGCACGGCGCTGGACAAGCTGCGCGCGGCGGTGAGTGGCTTGGTGGCGAAGCTCGCGGGCGAAGACGAGGCGGCGCGCGCGGCTTCGCTCGCCCGGCTCGAGAAGAGCGTGGTCGGCAGCCTGCCCGACCAGATGAAGCGCATCGACACCGCGCTCCAAGCGCAGCCGATCGGCGCGAGTGACCTGCCGCACGACCTGGTGCGCGACACGGTCGCGCCCGACGGACGCGTGCGCGTCGACGCGTACCCCAAGCACGACCTCGGCCGCGACGACCGCGAGCTGCAGCGCTTCGCCGACAGCGCCACGGCGGCACTGCCCGAGGCGACGGGCATCGCCGTCACGACCGTCGAGTCGGCGCGGGTGGTCGTGAAGTCGTTCCGCGAGGCGCTGTTCGGCGCCGCGCTCGCGATCACGGTGCTCCTGCTCGCGCTGTGGCGCCGGGTGGGCGACACGCTGATCGCGCTGGCGCCCTTGCTCTTGTCGGCGTGCGTGCTCGCGGCGATCGGAGTCATCTTCGACCTGCCGTTCAACTTCGCGAACGTGCTGGTGCTGCCGGCCCTGCTCGGCATCGGCATCGACAGCGGCATCCACCTGGTCCACCGCTGGCGTCACATGGCCGGTGAGTCGGACCCGCTGCTCGAGACCAGCACCGCGCGCGGCGTGGTGCAGAGCACGCTGACCACGATCGCGAGCTTCGGCACGCTCGCGATCTCGCCGCACCCCGGCATGGCGAGCCTCGGCATCCTGCTCACCCTGGGCCTCAGCCTGATCCTGGTCGCCAACCTGATCCTGATCCCGGCGCTGGTCGCGAACCGCAAGCTCGACGCGAAGTGA